A section of the Neisseria dumasiana genome encodes:
- a CDS encoding ChuX/HutX family heme-like substrate-binding protein produces the protein MNLWEQYQANKAQKQGMYFPREAAADLGVSEGALMADAPETVYLGGKNNVRGIVLKLHTLGLVQCIVRNSVCVHEKQGIYENVSMSETSGIAVNVGGIDLRIFPARWHHVLAVTNRDGEKVSRSVQFYDEFGVSVQKVFMREEGKEAEWQALLDAFRTEGKPEFQTGELPPATATPALPSEKEAAFQERWNELKDVHHFGGLLETFEVDRQTAYRHAPEGATKLLNRDAWQQVLEAARDRGIDIMIFAGNRGLVQIQTGKVHNVVRARGYLNVLDGKEEGFSMHLKDDEIVETWVVRRPIRDGFVTCVEGFDSRRKTVLQIFGKRKEGEPELEAWREITDKLLAS, from the coding sequence ATGAATCTTTGGGAGCAATACCAAGCCAACAAAGCCCAAAAACAGGGCATGTATTTCCCGCGCGAAGCCGCCGCCGATTTGGGCGTGAGCGAAGGTGCGCTGATGGCCGACGCGCCGGAAACGGTTTACCTCGGCGGCAAAAACAATGTGCGCGGTATCGTGCTGAAACTGCACACGCTGGGTTTGGTGCAGTGCATCGTGCGCAACAGCGTGTGCGTACACGAAAAGCAGGGCATTTATGAAAACGTGAGCATGTCGGAAACATCGGGCATCGCCGTAAATGTAGGCGGCATCGACCTGCGGATTTTTCCGGCGCGCTGGCATCATGTGCTGGCCGTTACCAACCGCGACGGCGAAAAAGTGTCCCGTTCGGTTCAGTTTTACGACGAATTCGGCGTATCGGTGCAGAAAGTCTTTATGCGCGAAGAGGGCAAAGAAGCCGAGTGGCAGGCTTTGCTTGATGCCTTCCGCACCGAAGGCAAGCCCGAATTCCAAACCGGCGAACTGCCGCCCGCAACCGCCACGCCCGCGCTGCCGTCTGAAAAAGAAGCCGCATTTCAAGAGCGTTGGAACGAGTTGAAAGACGTGCACCACTTCGGCGGTCTGTTGGAAACATTTGAAGTCGACCGCCAAACCGCCTACCGCCACGCTCCCGAAGGCGCAACCAAGCTGCTGAACCGCGACGCATGGCAGCAAGTGCTCGAAGCCGCCCGCGACCGCGGCATCGACATCATGATTTTCGCCGGCAACCGCGGCCTCGTGCAGATTCAGACAGGCAAAGTGCACAACGTCGTGCGCGCCCGCGGCTACCTCAACGTGCTCGACGGCAAAGAAGAAGGCTTCAGCATGCACCTGAAAGACGACGAAATCGTAGAAACTTGGGTGGTGCGCCGCCCGATACGCGACGGCTTCGTTACCTGCGTGGAAGGTTTCGACAGCCGCCGCAAAACCGTGCTTCAGATTTTCGGCAAGCGTAAAGAAGGCGAACCCGAACTCGAAGCGTGGCGCGAAATTACCGATAAGCTGCTGGCAAGTTGA